The Mesorhizobium opportunistum WSM2075 DNA window ACATAGAGGATATGGCCGTTGACAAAGGACGAGGCATCGGAGGCGAGGAAGACACAGGCCCCGACCAGCTCCTCGACCTTGCCCCAGCGGCCGGCCGGCGTGCGCTTTTCAAGCCATTCGGTGAATGCCGGATCGGCGACCAGCGCGGCATTCAGCGGCGTGTCGAAATAGCCGGGCGCGATGGCGTTGCATTGCAGGCCGAACCTAGCCCAGTCCGTCGCCATGCCCTTGGTCAAATTGCCGACCGCGCCTTTGGTCGCCGTGTAGGGCGCGATGCCGGGGCGGGCAAGCGCCGTCTGGACGCTGGCGATGTTGATGATCTTGCCGCGCCCGCGACGGATCATGTGCCGGGCGACGGCCTGGCCGACATGGAAGACGCTGGCGACATTGGTCTGCAGCAGGCGTTCGAACGCGTCGGCGGGAAAGTCCTCGAGCGGCGTGCGGAACTGCATGCCGGCATTGTTCACCAATATGTCGATCGGCCCGCCGGACAGCTCGAAACTGTCGATCGCGGAACGGACCGCGCCGTGGTCGGTGGCGTCAAAGGCGAGCGTTTCCGCTCCGCCGATCTGCGCTGCCGCGGCGTCGAGCTTTTCCGCGTCACGGCCGTTGAGGATCACCACGGCGCCGGCTTGGCGCAGCCCTTTGGCCAAAGCAAACCCGATGCCTTGCGAGGAGCCGGTTACCAGCGCCCTGCGCCCGGCGAGATCGAACAGATTGGATGACATCTACGCTGATCTCCGTTGGTTCTCGCCATGCGGTCCCGATATTGGAGGCCGCCCGTCAGTTGTTCCGCGTCGCGACGAATGTGGCGGCGGCCTTCAGCAAGGCTGCGTTCTCGCCATAGGGTTCGAGCAATGCGTGCGCCTGCTCGACAAGCCCGTGCAACTGGCTGCGCGCCCAGTTCGTCCCGTGCAGCGCCACCAACGTTGCCTTGCCGGCGGCGGCGTCCTTGCCGGTGGCTTTGCCCATCTGGCTGGCGTCGGCCGTCAGGTCGAGCAGGTCATCGGCAAGCTGGAAGGCAAGGCCGACGGCCGAGCCGAATTCGGCCAGCCGCTCGCGGTCTTCGGCCGGAGCGCCGGCGATGATGGCGCCCGCCTCGCAGGCGAAGCGGATCAGCGCGCCGGTCTTCATCGCCTGCAGCCGGATGATGCCGGCTTCGTCCGGCGGCGTGCGCTCGGCTTCGAGGTCGAGCGTCTGGCCGCCGACCATGCCGCCGGCCCCGGCGGCGCGGGCGAGCGCCAGCACAAGGGCAGCCCGCCGCTCGGCCGGCAGCACGGTTGCCTCGCCGGCAATGATGTCGAAGGCCAGTGTCAGCAAGGCATCGCCAGCCAGGATCGCGGTCGCCTCGTCGAAGGCCCTGTGCACGGTCGGCTGGCCACGGCGCATATCGTCGTCGTCCATCGCAGGCAGGTCGTCATGGATCAGCGAATAGCAGTGGACGCATTCAAGTGCCGCGGCGACGCGCAGCGCCGCTTCGCCATCGGCTGAAAAAAGCGCCGCGCTTTCCATCACCAGGAAAGGACGCAGGCGCTTGCCGCCGTTCAGCACGCCATGGCGCATCGCCGCCATCAGACGGCCGGGCCGCGCGATCTCACCCGTAAGCGGACGGTCGTCGAGCAGCCGCCGCAGCAGCACCTCGACGGCGGCCGCCCGCCTGATGAGCGCCATTTCGAACGCCATTTCGTCGTCATTCGTCATGGCCGGGAGCGGTAGCCGACACTCAGACGTTGCGCAAGAAGGCAAGCGCCATTATGCCGGGGGAGGGAGAAGCACGGGTTGGGCGGCTTGGCGGAACCGATCGTCGATCATGAAACCGAAAAGCTGGACATGGCGCCGAGATCGCGCGGCGTGAACCGCCGCAGTCTCAGGCGCTGGGTCCGGCGCGGCATCGTCGTGGCCGCCGTGCTGGCACTTATCCCGGTGGTGCTGACCTTTCTTTACCTGCCACCCTTCGTGCATCCGGTGTCGACGCTGATGCTGAAGGACCTGACGACATTCTCCGGCTATGACCGGCGCTGGGTGTCGATCGACGATGTTGCGCCGGTGCTGGCCCATTCGGTCATCATGTCGGAGGACGGGCAGTTCTGCTTCCACCGCGGCGTCGATCTCGGCGAACTCCGGGGCGTCGTCGACGACGCGCTGGCCGGCGAGGCGACGCGCGGTGCCTCGACCATCACCATGCAGACGGTGAAGAACCTTTTCCTGTGGTCGCGGCCGCTAGGCTCGGTGCGCAAGGTCGTCGAACTGCCGCTGGCCGTCTACTTCGACGCGGTGATGTCGAAACGGCGCATCATGGAGATCTATCTCAACATCGCCGAATGGGGGCCGGGCATCTACGGCATCGAGGCTGCGGCGCAGCACCATTTCGGCGTTTCGGCAAAACAGCTGTCCAGACGGCAGGCGGCACTTCTGGCCGTCACACTGCCAAACCCGATCGCCCGCAACCCGGCGAAGCCCGGACCGGGCCTGAGAAGGCTTGCCAATCTGATCGAACGCAGGGCCGGCCGTTCCGGCGCCTATGTCGGTTGTCTCCGGTAGGCTTGCTCAAAAAAATTCACGGCAGCGCTGGCCAAAACAGCATCAGGCGTGTATAGGCACCCGACTTTCTCAGATTTAGGCCCCGACATGGCCCTTTCACG harbors:
- a CDS encoding SDR family oxidoreductase, which produces MSSNLFDLAGRRALVTGSSQGIGFALAKGLRQAGAVVILNGRDAEKLDAAAAQIGGAETLAFDATDHGAVRSAIDSFELSGGPIDILVNNAGMQFRTPLEDFPADAFERLLQTNVASVFHVGQAVARHMIRRGRGKIINIASVQTALARPGIAPYTATKGAVGNLTKGMATDWARFGLQCNAIAPGYFDTPLNAALVADPAFTEWLEKRTPAGRWGKVEELVGACVFLASDASSFVNGHILYVDGGITASI
- a CDS encoding polyprenyl synthetase family protein; translated protein: MTNDDEMAFEMALIRRAAAVEVLLRRLLDDRPLTGEIARPGRLMAAMRHGVLNGGKRLRPFLVMESAALFSADGEAALRVAAALECVHCYSLIHDDLPAMDDDDMRRGQPTVHRAFDEATAILAGDALLTLAFDIIAGEATVLPAERRAALVLALARAAGAGGMVGGQTLDLEAERTPPDEAGIIRLQAMKTGALIRFACEAGAIIAGAPAEDRERLAEFGSAVGLAFQLADDLLDLTADASQMGKATGKDAAAGKATLVALHGTNWARSQLHGLVEQAHALLEPYGENAALLKAAATFVATRNN
- a CDS encoding biosynthetic peptidoglycan transglycosylase: MGGLAEPIVDHETEKLDMAPRSRGVNRRSLRRWVRRGIVVAAVLALIPVVLTFLYLPPFVHPVSTLMLKDLTTFSGYDRRWVSIDDVAPVLAHSVIMSEDGQFCFHRGVDLGELRGVVDDALAGEATRGASTITMQTVKNLFLWSRPLGSVRKVVELPLAVYFDAVMSKRRIMEIYLNIAEWGPGIYGIEAAAQHHFGVSAKQLSRRQAALLAVTLPNPIARNPAKPGPGLRRLANLIERRAGRSGAYVGCLR